A genomic segment from Candidatus Poribacteria bacterium encodes:
- a CDS encoding aldo/keto reductase, translated as MEYRRLGKSGIKVSEICLGTMTFGHGADETETNRMVDLALDAGVNFFDTANSYAEGESEVLLGKALKGRRRDAVIATKFFNPMGTGPNDSGMSRAHIMQAIDDSLKRLQMDYVDIYYIHHVDTQTPLEEMLRALDDLVQQGKVRYTACSNYQAWRLSEALWLSDVNNWVRFACYQPQYSLVVRDIEQEIVPLCERKGLGVVVWSPLAGGFLSGKYKPGERTQGGTRSAEGWAYPDRYFAENADETLQALLDVSEELGQSPAQVALRWVLEQPAMTSVIVGARHTGHLRDNLGAAGWKLEGDALQKLNAVSHLPDRYPEAMEKNMHERRDSAVDMPRL; from the coding sequence GTGGAATATAGGAGACTGGGAAAAAGCGGAATTAAGGTGTCCGAAATCTGTTTAGGCACGATGACATTTGGGCATGGCGCCGACGAAACAGAAACAAACCGCATGGTAGATCTCGCCCTGGATGCCGGGGTTAACTTTTTTGACACAGCAAACTCTTATGCCGAAGGTGAATCCGAAGTCCTCCTCGGCAAGGCACTCAAGGGCAGACGTCGCGATGCCGTCATCGCAACGAAGTTTTTCAATCCGATGGGCACCGGTCCCAACGATTCCGGGATGTCTCGCGCCCATATTATGCAGGCGATTGACGATAGCCTCAAACGCCTTCAGATGGACTACGTAGACATCTATTATATCCACCACGTTGACACACAAACACCGTTAGAGGAGATGCTTCGCGCATTGGACGATCTCGTTCAGCAAGGGAAGGTGCGTTATACGGCGTGTAGCAACTACCAAGCGTGGCGGTTATCCGAAGCGTTATGGCTCAGCGATGTAAACAATTGGGTCCGCTTCGCATGCTATCAACCCCAATATAGTCTCGTTGTCCGAGATATAGAACAGGAGATCGTGCCGCTCTGTGAACGCAAAGGACTCGGTGTTGTCGTATGGAGTCCGTTAGCCGGTGGGTTCCTCTCTGGGAAATATAAACCGGGTGAACGCACACAAGGCGGAACGCGATCCGCTGAAGGGTGGGCATACCCGGATCGCTATTTCGCCGAGAACGCCGATGAAACACTGCAAGCACTCCTTGACGTTTCTGAAGAACTTGGACAGAGTCCTGCACAAGTTGCGCTCCGTTGGGTGCTTGAACAGCCGGCAATGACTTCGGTGATTGTCGGTGCAAGGCACACAGGACACTTACGCGATAATCTCGGGGCAGCGGGATGGAAACTTGAAGGCGATGCTCTCCAAAAACTCAATGCGGTTTCACATCTGCCAGACCGGTACCCTGAAGCAATGGAAAAGAATATGCACGAACGTAGGGATAGTGCAGTCGATATGCCGCGGTTGTAA
- a CDS encoding GNAT family N-acetyltransferase, with protein sequence MVKVSLRPITPENLDECISLKVANHQKEFVAPNIYSLAQASVSPIYHPFGIYDADAHYRANPSMVGFVMYGLSNARGFILRLMIDKKFQGRGYGRAAMVEVIRRLKLHPEVERIATSHDRKNEAAARLYESLGFVDWKHESRGEGYSGERYLILQEDSA encoded by the coding sequence GTGGTAAAAGTATCCCTCAGACCCATTACGCCGGAGAATCTTGACGAGTGTATTTCCTTAAAGGTGGCTAATCATCAAAAGGAATTCGTTGCCCCCAATATATACTCCCTTGCCCAAGCGTCTGTTAGCCCAATATATCATCCTTTTGGCATCTATGACGCAGACGCCCATTACCGAGCGAATCCATCTATGGTAGGATTCGTAATGTATGGCCTGAGCAATGCTCGCGGCTTCATCTTACGTTTGATGATAGACAAAAAGTTTCAAGGGCGCGGATATGGAAGAGCCGCTATGGTTGAAGTGATACGCAGATTGAAATTACATCCAGAGGTCGAGCGGATTGCAACAAGCCATGATAGGAAAAATGAAGCTGCCGCGCGGCTCTATGAAAGTTTAGGATTTGTTGATTGGAAACATGAATCAAGGGGTGAGGGATATTCCGGTGAAAGGTATCTCATCCTTCAAGAAGATAGCGCATAA
- a CDS encoding Gfo/Idh/MocA family oxidoreductase gives MSYQREFEKRLNVAMVGVGSHGYRNVLPTLTFLPIRLKALCDLDMDRARVTAEQYGVQACYPSMAEMFQNEELDAIFLCAPPRLHPELTCEALDAGMHVWMEKPPGMFADEVRDMIRHRKDRVVVVGFKKAFMPATQKIIEIFATDEYGPLRSMLGIYPMQIPSDGKRVLRERVHTNWLQNGCHPLSLFVAVGGKVSTVTVRRGQRGGGACILEYESGALGNFHLADGARHGQPAELYQFFGDGCHAEIRNSTRVVLQRGMPFNYSGSTSYVPEGFDSGAIVWEPQNSLGTLENKGLFIQGFYQEMRYFCDCILEGKPAEQGSLEFALEVMKVYEAGLRSEGETVPVH, from the coding sequence ATGAGTTATCAGAGAGAATTTGAGAAAAGACTGAACGTTGCTATGGTCGGTGTCGGTTCACACGGTTATCGCAATGTCCTGCCAACACTGACGTTTCTCCCGATTCGGCTCAAAGCGTTGTGTGATCTTGATATGGATCGCGCCCGCGTCACTGCCGAACAATACGGCGTTCAGGCGTGCTATCCGAGTATGGCGGAGATGTTTCAGAACGAAGAACTGGACGCGATCTTTCTCTGTGCCCCACCGCGCCTGCACCCCGAATTGACCTGTGAAGCGTTAGACGCCGGTATGCATGTTTGGATGGAAAAGCCGCCCGGAATGTTTGCCGACGAGGTCCGGGACATGATCCGCCACCGGAAGGATCGCGTCGTAGTTGTCGGATTCAAAAAAGCGTTCATGCCCGCCACACAAAAGATTATCGAAATCTTTGCAACCGATGAATACGGTCCCTTGCGAAGCATGCTCGGGATCTATCCCATGCAGATACCGAGTGACGGGAAACGGGTATTGCGTGAGAGAGTGCATACGAATTGGCTCCAGAACGGGTGTCATCCGTTGTCGTTGTTTGTAGCCGTCGGTGGGAAGGTCTCGACTGTGACTGTTCGTCGGGGACAGCGGGGCGGTGGTGCGTGTATCTTGGAATACGAGAGTGGTGCACTCGGAAATTTTCATCTGGCTGATGGTGCGAGGCATGGACAACCCGCCGAACTGTATCAATTCTTCGGTGATGGATGCCACGCCGAAATTCGGAACAGCACGCGTGTCGTACTCCAACGCGGCATGCCCTTCAATTATAGCGGCAGCACGAGTTATGTGCCTGAAGGCTTTGACAGTGGGGCTATCGTCTGGGAACCTCAAAACAGTCTCGGCACCCTTGAAAACAAAGGGCTTTTCATACAAGGTTTCTATCAAGAGATGCGATATTTCTGTGACTGCATTCTGGAGGGAAAACCCGCAGAACAAGGGTCGCTTGAGTTTGCCTTGGAAGTGATGAAAGTCTATGAGGCCGGACTCCGTTCAGAAGGCGAGACTGTTCCTGTTCACTAA